From one Streptomyces sp. CA-210063 genomic stretch:
- a CDS encoding SCO6880 family protein, whose product MSTDALTRPTYGNWRRPRRPGLGPLGLLGTVVAFGGLLVALLASLVSLMAAILVLIPLGLFLAPLALRTVDGRNIYQVVAVRIGWLRRKANGSTTYVSGPLSKRPGGRYHPPGLLARTKMYEGRDAYNRAFGVLHHPGRNLCTVVLACEPDGGSLVDPEQVDIWVASWGDWLARLSHEPGLRGAQVVVETAPDTGTRLAAEVLPRISPDAPAAARAVMEEVVARYPSASSEMHTYIALTYGPTGGPKRDIEDVITDLSMRLPGLLSGLVAAGGGSAYPLSADRLAEIVRVAYDPAVAPDVLSARAEHSTTGLDWADAGPAAAVESVQAYKHDSGVSRTWMLTLAPRGTVRSSVLRGLLEPATGTRRKRVSLIYRPIDPATSARIVEADRRTAHFMAGSKRGLVQARASSEMQAAEQTAAEEAAGAGLVEFSLMVTVTVDSEEQLPDAAITVRNLQASSRILMRPADRMQASAFTCTLPVGLLPWEHTLVPYQIREAL is encoded by the coding sequence ATGTCCACCGACGCCCTCACGCGTCCCACCTACGGAAACTGGCGCAGACCCCGCCGCCCCGGCCTGGGCCCGCTGGGCCTCCTCGGCACGGTCGTCGCCTTCGGCGGACTCCTGGTCGCACTGCTCGCCTCGCTGGTCTCGCTGATGGCCGCGATCCTCGTCCTCATCCCCCTCGGCCTCTTCCTCGCCCCGCTCGCGCTGCGCACGGTGGACGGCCGCAACATCTACCAGGTGGTCGCGGTGCGTATCGGTTGGCTCAGGCGCAAGGCGAACGGCTCCACCACGTACGTCTCCGGCCCCCTCTCCAAGCGCCCGGGTGGCCGCTACCACCCGCCGGGCCTGCTCGCCCGCACCAAGATGTACGAGGGCCGTGACGCCTACAACCGCGCCTTCGGGGTGCTGCACCACCCCGGCCGCAACCTCTGCACGGTGGTCCTGGCCTGCGAGCCGGACGGCGGTTCGCTGGTCGACCCCGAGCAGGTCGACATCTGGGTGGCGTCCTGGGGCGACTGGCTCGCCCGGCTCTCGCACGAGCCGGGACTGCGCGGCGCCCAGGTCGTCGTCGAGACCGCGCCGGACACCGGGACGCGGCTGGCGGCCGAGGTCCTGCCGCGCATCTCGCCGGACGCCCCGGCCGCCGCCCGCGCGGTGATGGAGGAGGTCGTCGCGCGCTACCCGTCCGCCTCCTCGGAGATGCACACGTACATCGCTCTGACCTACGGCCCCACCGGCGGCCCCAAGCGGGACATCGAGGACGTCATCACCGACCTGTCCATGCGGCTGCCCGGCCTGCTGTCGGGCCTCGTCGCGGCCGGCGGCGGCTCCGCGTACCCGCTGTCCGCCGATCGGCTCGCGGAGATCGTCCGCGTGGCGTACGACCCCGCCGTCGCCCCCGATGTGCTGAGCGCGCGGGCCGAGCACTCGACCACCGGCCTCGACTGGGCGGACGCGGGCCCGGCGGCCGCGGTCGAGTCGGTGCAGGCGTACAAGCACGACTCGGGTGTCTCGCGGACGTGGATGCTGACGCTGGCGCCGCGCGGCACGGTCCGGTCGAGCGTGCTGCGGGGCCTGCTGGAGCCCGCGACGGGCACCCGCCGCAAGCGGGTCTCGCTGATCTACCGCCCGATCGACCCGGCGACCTCCGCTCGCATCGTCGAGGCCGACCGTCGTACCGCGCACTTCATGGCGGGCTCGAAGCGTGGGCTGGTCCAGGCGCGGGCCAGTTCCGAGATGCAGGCGGCGGAGCAGACGGCGGCCGAGGAGGCGGCGGGTGCCGGGCTGGTGGAGTTCTCGCTGATGGTGACGGTCACCGTGGACAGCGAGGAGCAGCTGCCGGACGCGGCGATCACCGTACGCAACCTCCAGGCGTCCTCCCGCATCCTGATGCGCCCCGCCGACCGTATGCAGGCCTCCGCGTTCACCTGCACGCTCCCCGTGGGCCTGCTGCCGTGGGAGCACACCCTCGTTCCGTACCAGATCCGGGAGGCGCTGTGA
- a CDS encoding DUF6668 family protein — protein MQPGAGQAAAGPEIWLRGPVMEPQARPQDPPPQAAASPRRFSWVATHGGAGSTTLATVFGGHDAGRNWPRPEHGEPSSVLLVGRTHAAGLDAVSHTLDIFRRGDAPPGLDLDAIVLVADAPGRLPRQLVQRVKVISSVIDVYRVPWVPAWRTGDLTGPPPRESAALARLTGRTP, from the coding sequence ATGCAGCCAGGCGCAGGACAGGCGGCGGCCGGGCCGGAGATCTGGCTGCGTGGGCCGGTCATGGAACCTCAGGCGCGGCCCCAGGACCCGCCACCCCAGGCGGCCGCGAGCCCGCGGCGGTTCTCCTGGGTCGCCACGCACGGCGGCGCCGGGTCCACCACCCTCGCCACGGTCTTCGGCGGCCATGACGCGGGCCGCAACTGGCCGCGCCCCGAACACGGCGAACCGTCGTCGGTGCTGCTGGTGGGGCGTACGCACGCCGCCGGGCTCGACGCGGTCTCGCACACGCTGGACATCTTCCGGCGGGGCGACGCGCCGCCGGGGCTGGACCTCGACGCGATCGTGCTGGTCGCGGACGCGCCCGGCCGGCTGCCCCGGCAGCTCGTGCAGCGCGTGAAAGTGATCAGTTCCGTGATCGACGTCTATCGCGTGCCGTGGGTGCCCGCCTGGCGCACCGGCGACCTCACCGGCCCGCCGCCGCGGGAGAGCGCGGCGCTGGCCCGTCTCACCGGGAGGACCCCATGA
- a CDS encoding flavodoxin family protein, which translates to MTRRFLFVLGSSRPDGNTELLARAAAEQLPDDVEQHWLNLAEHPLPDFEDLRHDSDHVRPEGDNRALLLDATLAATDLVIASPLYWYSVSAHVKRYLDHWSGWLRTPGLDFKKTMAGRTLWGVTALAHHEEEVAEPLIGTLNNSAAYLGMRFGGVLLGNGSKPGDVLRDTAALTRAKSFFTGEPPYARFPYDTEEEAAA; encoded by the coding sequence ATGACCCGCCGCTTCCTCTTCGTTCTCGGCAGCAGCCGGCCGGACGGCAACACCGAGCTGCTGGCCCGCGCGGCCGCCGAGCAGCTGCCGGACGACGTGGAGCAGCACTGGCTGAACCTCGCGGAGCATCCGCTGCCGGACTTCGAGGACCTGCGCCACGACAGCGACCATGTACGGCCGGAGGGCGACAACAGGGCGCTGCTGCTGGACGCCACGCTCGCGGCCACGGACCTCGTGATCGCGTCGCCGCTGTACTGGTATTCCGTGTCCGCCCACGTCAAGCGCTATCTCGACCACTGGTCAGGCTGGCTGCGCACCCCCGGCCTCGACTTCAAGAAGACGATGGCGGGCCGCACCCTCTGGGGCGTCACCGCGCTCGCCCACCACGAGGAGGAGGTCGCCGAGCCCCTCATCGGCACGCTCAACAACTCCGCCGCGTACCTGGGCATGCGCTTCGGCGGAGTACTGCTGGGCAACGGCAGCAAGCCCGGCGACGTACTCCGCGACACGGCGGCCCTGACCCGGGCGAAGTCGTTCTTCACCGGGGAGCCGCCGTACGCGCGGTTCCCGTACGACACGGAGGAGGAGGCCGCCGCCTGA
- a CDS encoding M28 family metallopeptidase has protein sequence MKLSVPRLKVSARRPGRAAVTAVVTAAALLTTGSMAGAAPAPLDAPAPPVRVAAAPDLPLANVKAHLTQFQSIAAANGGNRAHGRAGYTASLNYVKGKLDAAGFTTTTQSFTSGGRTGYNLIADWPGGDMNQVVMAGSHLDSVTSGAGINDNGTGSAAVLEAALAVSRANYQPTKHLRFAWWGAEELGLVGSRYYVNNLSTANRARISGYLNFDMIGSPNPGYFVYDDDPAIEQTFKDYFTGIGVATEIETEGDGRSDHAPFKSAGVPVGGLFTGASRAKTAAQVAKWGGTSGQAFDRCYHSSCDTTSNINDTALDRNGDALAYAVWELSE, from the coding sequence ATGAAGCTCTCCGTTCCACGCCTGAAGGTCTCCGCCCGTAGACCGGGGCGGGCCGCCGTCACCGCCGTCGTCACGGCGGCCGCGCTCCTCACCACCGGGTCGATGGCCGGGGCGGCCCCCGCTCCCCTGGACGCCCCCGCGCCGCCCGTGCGGGTGGCCGCCGCCCCCGACCTGCCGCTGGCGAACGTCAAGGCGCACCTCACGCAGTTCCAGTCCATAGCCGCGGCGAACGGCGGCAACCGGGCGCACGGCCGCGCCGGCTACACCGCGTCCCTGAACTATGTGAAGGGCAAGCTCGACGCGGCGGGGTTCACCACCACCACGCAGTCCTTCACGTCCGGCGGCCGCACCGGGTACAACCTGATCGCGGACTGGCCCGGCGGTGACATGAATCAGGTTGTCATGGCCGGTTCACATCTGGACAGCGTCACCTCGGGCGCCGGCATCAACGACAACGGCACGGGTTCCGCGGCCGTGCTGGAGGCCGCGCTGGCCGTGTCCCGCGCGAACTACCAGCCCACGAAGCATCTGCGGTTCGCGTGGTGGGGCGCGGAGGAGCTGGGCCTCGTCGGCTCGCGCTACTACGTCAACAACCTGTCGACTGCGAACCGGGCCCGCATCAGCGGCTACCTCAACTTCGACATGATCGGCTCGCCGAACCCCGGGTACTTCGTCTACGACGACGACCCGGCCATCGAGCAGACCTTCAAGGACTACTTCACGGGGATCGGCGTCGCCACGGAGATCGAGACCGAGGGGGACGGTCGTTCCGACCACGCGCCGTTCAAGAGCGCGGGCGTTCCGGTGGGCGGGTTGTTCACCGGCGCGAGCCGTGCCAAGACGGCGGCGCAGGTGGCCAAGTGGGGCGGCACGTCCGGCCAGGCCTTCGACCGCTGCTACCACTCCTCCTGCGACACCACGTCCAACATCAACGACACGGCGCTGGACCGGAACGGGGATGCGCTGGCGTACGCGGTGTGGGAGTTGTCGGAGTAG
- a CDS encoding ATP/GTP-binding protein, with product MSKSTTPRPRTAPPRGWFGPGGGQVGHVDPPALWRATTVQACGLWPFAAGSGAPMTGVPLGQHLHTGATVCGDPISWFTRARYISNPSLFMLGMPGLGKSTLVNRMLIGMAATGITPLVLGDLKPDYADTVRALGGQVISIGRGVGGINVLDPGAMGEAAARIGGERGRILAAEAHGRVLNMVAALITIVRGRPMDDHEQSVLSACLHHLAARTKPGRPPLLPDLLKVLDEGPDRVRAVTLDRGDVARYQEAVDPLHRSLLGVLDGPLGDTFASETSTRINPASPAVCVDISRIGEADTQLTAAAMLAAWSDGLGTVAAAHALADAGLAPQRWFFTVLDELWRPLRAASGIVERIDALTRLNRSLGLGDAKITHTLKDAEALGSEADRAKARGFVERAGMVVCAGLPRTEMRELGEIVGLSEREIDLVSSWSSPPGWASTGGNEEPPGRGRFLIKVGGRPGIPIKVSITDTERDLHNTNTRWTPKPTLSKAGRL from the coding sequence GTGAGCAAGTCCACCACCCCACGACCCCGTACGGCGCCCCCGCGTGGCTGGTTCGGCCCCGGCGGCGGCCAGGTCGGGCATGTCGACCCGCCCGCGCTGTGGCGTGCGACGACGGTCCAGGCCTGCGGCCTGTGGCCCTTCGCGGCGGGCTCCGGCGCCCCCATGACCGGGGTGCCGCTGGGCCAGCACCTCCACACGGGCGCCACGGTCTGCGGCGACCCCATCTCCTGGTTCACCCGCGCCCGTTACATCTCCAACCCGTCGCTCTTCATGCTCGGCATGCCGGGCCTGGGCAAGTCCACGCTGGTCAACCGGATGCTGATCGGCATGGCGGCGACCGGTATCACCCCGCTGGTGCTGGGCGACCTGAAGCCCGACTACGCCGACACCGTACGGGCGCTGGGCGGCCAGGTGATCTCCATCGGGCGCGGCGTGGGCGGCATCAACGTCCTGGACCCCGGCGCGATGGGCGAGGCGGCGGCACGGATCGGCGGCGAGCGGGGCCGGATCCTGGCGGCGGAGGCGCACGGCCGCGTCCTGAACATGGTCGCGGCGCTGATCACGATCGTCCGGGGCCGCCCGATGGACGACCACGAACAGTCCGTCCTCTCGGCCTGCCTCCACCACCTCGCGGCACGTACGAAGCCGGGCCGGCCGCCGCTCCTGCCCGACCTGCTGAAGGTGCTCGACGAGGGCCCGGACCGGGTCCGCGCGGTCACGCTGGACCGGGGCGACGTGGCGCGCTACCAGGAGGCGGTGGACCCGCTCCACCGCTCACTGCTGGGCGTGCTGGACGGCCCGCTCGGCGACACCTTCGCCTCCGAGACCTCCACCCGCATCAACCCGGCCTCGCCCGCCGTCTGCGTCGACATCTCCCGCATCGGCGAGGCGGACACCCAGCTCACGGCGGCGGCGATGCTGGCGGCGTGGTCGGACGGCCTGGGCACGGTGGCGGCGGCCCACGCGCTCGCGGACGCGGGCCTCGCCCCGCAGCGCTGGTTCTTCACGGTGCTGGACGAGTTGTGGCGCCCCCTCCGCGCCGCCTCCGGCATCGTCGAACGCATCGACGCCCTCACCCGTCTCAACCGGTCCCTGGGCCTCGGCGACGCGAAGATCACGCATACGTTGAAGGACGCGGAGGCGCTGGGCAGCGAGGCCGACCGGGCGAAGGCGCGCGGCTTCGTCGAGCGCGCCGGGATGGTGGTGTGCGCCGGCCTCCCCCGTACGGAGATGAGGGAACTCGGCGAGATCGTGGGGCTGTCGGAGCGCGAGATCGACCTCGTGTCGTCGTGGTCGTCCCCGCCGGGCTGGGCCAGCACGGGGGGTAATGAGGAGCCGCCGGGTCGTGGGCGCTTCCTGATCAAGGTGGGCGGCCGTCCTGGGATCCCGATCAAGGTGTCGATCACGGACACGGAGAGGGATCTGCACAACACGAACACGAGGTGGACCCCGAAGCCGACGCTGTCGAAGGCGGGGCGCCTATGA
- a CDS encoding peptidoglycan DD-metalloendopeptidase family protein, protein MSNGGGSVTTWVVGGCVAAVMMPVVMMVAVSGGGEADAEEQGVGGGLKTGQVPAEYVPWVLKAGSMCDVIKPAVIAAQIEAESGWNPNAKSPVGAEGLSQFMPGTWPSWGRDDDGNGRVSPYDPGDAIMAQGRYDCALAKQVQGYKDSGQATGETLDLALAAYNAGPGAVQKYGGIPPYTETQNYVARIKSLIAKYESVDDPPGKLPEGRQMAMPLSGNPPVTSPYGWRMHPTLGVRKLHTGIDFGAAAGTPVLAARDGEVTFAGWTNGYGNRVVISHGTVNGDRVSTTYNHMLSGLNVKAGDKVKVGQRIGPVGSTGYSTGAHLHFEVMQNDKYVDPAPWLGL, encoded by the coding sequence ATGTCCAACGGGGGAGGGTCCGTCACGACCTGGGTCGTCGGCGGCTGCGTGGCGGCCGTGATGATGCCGGTGGTCATGATGGTCGCGGTGAGCGGCGGCGGCGAGGCCGACGCGGAGGAACAGGGCGTCGGCGGCGGCCTCAAGACGGGCCAGGTACCGGCGGAGTACGTGCCGTGGGTCCTCAAGGCGGGCAGCATGTGCGACGTCATCAAGCCGGCCGTGATCGCCGCGCAGATCGAGGCCGAGTCGGGCTGGAACCCGAACGCCAAGTCCCCGGTGGGGGCCGAGGGGTTGAGCCAGTTCATGCCCGGCACCTGGCCGAGCTGGGGCAGGGACGACGACGGCAACGGCCGGGTGTCCCCGTACGACCCGGGCGACGCGATCATGGCCCAGGGCCGCTACGACTGCGCCCTCGCCAAACAGGTCCAGGGCTACAAGGACAGCGGCCAGGCCACCGGCGAGACCCTCGACCTGGCGCTCGCGGCGTACAACGCGGGCCCGGGCGCCGTGCAGAAGTACGGCGGCATCCCGCCCTACACCGAGACCCAGAACTACGTAGCCCGCATCAAGTCCCTCATCGCCAAGTACGAGTCGGTGGACGACCCGCCGGGCAAGCTTCCCGAGGGCAGGCAGATGGCGATGCCGCTCTCCGGCAATCCGCCCGTGACCTCCCCGTACGGCTGGCGCATGCACCCCACGCTCGGCGTCCGCAAGCTCCACACCGGCATCGACTTCGGCGCGGCCGCCGGCACGCCGGTCCTCGCGGCCCGCGACGGCGAGGTCACGTTCGCCGGCTGGACCAACGGTTACGGCAACCGCGTCGTCATCTCCCACGGCACCGTCAACGGCGACCGCGTCTCCACGACGTACAACCACATGCTGTCCGGACTCAACGTCAAGGCCGGCGACAAGGTGAAGGTCGGTCAACGCATCGGCCCGGTCGGCTCGACGGGCTACTCGACGGGCGCGCATCTCCACTTCGAGGTGATGCAGAACGACAAGTACGTCGATCCGGCGCCGTGGTTGGGGCTGTAG
- the rarD gene encoding EamA family transporter RarD: protein MAGQSRGEHRIGLLNGFAAYGMWGLVPLFWPLLKPSGAVEILAHRMVWSLAVVGLALLVLRRWSWAGELLRQPRRLGLIAVAATVITVNWGVYIWAVNNEQVVEASLGYFINPLVTIAIGVLLLKERLRPVQWTAVGVGFAAVLVLAIGYGRPPWISLCLAFSFATYGLVKKKVNLGGVESLAAETAIQFLPALGYLLWLGSHGSATFGPEGTGHALLLAATGLVTALPLVCFGAAAIRVPLSTLGLLQYLAPVFQFLLGVLYFGEAMPPERWAGFALVWLALSLLTWDALRTARVARARLGERRERGERGERGDAAAGKAVGSVKAVGSVEAVGSVEAVGEPSRARTP from the coding sequence GTGGCGGGGCAGTCGAGGGGCGAACACCGGATAGGGCTGCTGAACGGCTTCGCGGCGTACGGGATGTGGGGACTCGTCCCGCTCTTCTGGCCCCTGCTGAAGCCCTCCGGCGCGGTGGAGATACTCGCCCACCGCATGGTCTGGTCCCTCGCGGTCGTCGGTCTCGCGCTTCTGGTGCTGCGACGCTGGTCCTGGGCCGGTGAACTGCTGCGGCAGCCGCGCAGGCTCGGCCTGATCGCGGTCGCGGCGACGGTGATCACGGTCAACTGGGGCGTGTACATCTGGGCCGTGAACAACGAGCAGGTCGTCGAGGCCTCCCTCGGGTACTTCATCAACCCGCTCGTCACCATCGCCATCGGCGTCCTGCTGCTGAAGGAACGGCTGCGGCCCGTCCAGTGGACGGCGGTCGGCGTCGGCTTCGCGGCCGTCCTCGTCCTCGCGATCGGCTACGGGCGACCGCCGTGGATCTCTCTCTGCCTCGCCTTCTCCTTCGCCACGTACGGGCTGGTGAAGAAGAAGGTCAACCTGGGCGGCGTCGAGTCGCTCGCCGCGGAGACCGCGATCCAGTTCCTGCCCGCACTGGGCTATCTGCTGTGGCTGGGCTCGCACGGGAGCGCCACCTTCGGCCCGGAGGGGACGGGGCACGCCCTGCTCCTCGCCGCGACCGGGCTGGTGACCGCGCTGCCGCTGGTCTGCTTCGGGGCGGCCGCGATCCGGGTGCCGCTGTCCACGCTGGGGCTGCTGCAGTATCTGGCGCCGGTGTTCCAGTTCCTGCTGGGCGTCCTGTACTTCGGTGAGGCCATGCCTCCCGAGCGGTGGGCGGGCTTCGCGCTGGTGTGGCTGGCGCTGTCGCTGCTGACGTGGGACGCGCTGCGGACGGCACGGGTGGCGCGGGCGCGGCTGGGCGAGCGGAGAGAGCGGGGAGAGCGAGGAGAGCGGGGAGATGCGGCGGCGGGGAAGGCGGTTGGCTCCGTAAAGGCGGTGGGCTCCGTAGAGGCGGTGGGCTCCGTAGAGGCGGTGGGCGAGCCCTCCCGTGCGCGAACCCCCTGA
- a CDS encoding DUF4913 domain-containing protein, with product MTAMAPEQAPAAPPFILYLDGAEYTDEMHALAVWVGDLLLPVYGREVTSQQPWCPRWWEHLEAVARLHALWLAWQELTDPTAGASGPAVWHRDHLGPVMAELRSPSGPFAGCKAGAHRAKQPPTVEPYGTGS from the coding sequence ATGACCGCCATGGCCCCCGAACAGGCCCCCGCCGCCCCGCCGTTCATCCTCTACCTCGACGGCGCCGAGTACACCGACGAGATGCACGCTCTGGCCGTCTGGGTCGGCGATCTGCTTCTCCCGGTCTACGGCCGCGAGGTCACCTCCCAGCAGCCCTGGTGCCCGCGCTGGTGGGAGCACCTGGAGGCGGTGGCCCGGCTGCACGCCCTCTGGCTGGCCTGGCAGGAACTCACCGACCCCACGGCGGGAGCGTCCGGCCCGGCGGTGTGGCACCGTGACCACCTCGGCCCCGTCATGGCCGAACTACGCTCCCCCAGCGGCCCGTTCGCGGGCTGCAAGGCGGGCGCCCACCGGGCGAAGCAGCCGCCGACGGTCGAGCCGTACGGGACGGGATCTTGA
- a CDS encoding amidase has product MNLERAMRPHTSPPSDSPPSASPPPDCLTPDHLPLNPLPPGGFPILSAERIAAGVRAREVLAVDVVVAALARIERAEPTLCAFGEVWAEEALRRAAEVDEQVAAGTRLPLAGVPIGVKGRSGMRTAPARALVAAGCVPVGATSVPGPGTPWQTWGLGAGGRTVNPWRADRTPGGSSAGSAAAVAAGLVPMATGTDGAGSVRIPAAWCGVVGLKTTNGRLPSADRTGLAAAGVLTRHASDAAAYWRCVRGAAEQDGHEEADSAAGSAEDAPPPATAVWSADLGFADTDPEPAAIAHSAALRLADTGLVRFAGPARTAPLMDPGPAWLALRSAPDTDPAAVRAAQELRAENDRRLAALFAGADLLLTPTTPNAPHVHEGPGERYSTALTWAFNLSGHPATSIPAGFDSDGCPVGLQLVARHGGEDLLLRVTRAAEAARAYPTYSADPTDSAGTA; this is encoded by the coding sequence TTGAACCTCGAGAGAGCCATGCGGCCGCACACCTCCCCGCCATCCGATTCCCCGCCATCCGCTTCCCCTCCGCCCGACTGTCTCACTCCCGACCACCTCCCCCTCAACCCGCTTCCACCAGGCGGCTTTCCGATCCTCTCGGCCGAGCGGATCGCCGCCGGGGTCCGCGCTCGCGAGGTCCTCGCCGTCGACGTGGTCGTCGCCGCACTCGCCCGGATCGAACGGGCGGAGCCCACGCTGTGCGCGTTCGGCGAGGTGTGGGCGGAGGAGGCGTTGCGGCGGGCGGCGGAGGTGGACGAGCAGGTCGCCGCAGGGACACGGCTGCCGTTGGCCGGCGTGCCGATCGGGGTGAAGGGCCGGTCCGGGATGCGTACGGCACCGGCGCGGGCCCTGGTCGCGGCCGGCTGCGTACCCGTGGGCGCGACCTCCGTGCCCGGCCCCGGCACCCCCTGGCAGACCTGGGGCCTCGGGGCCGGCGGCCGGACCGTCAACCCCTGGCGGGCCGACCGGACCCCGGGCGGCTCCTCCGCCGGGTCCGCGGCGGCGGTGGCCGCGGGCCTGGTACCGATGGCGACCGGCACCGACGGCGCCGGTTCGGTACGGATCCCGGCCGCGTGGTGCGGCGTCGTCGGCCTCAAGACCACGAACGGGCGCCTGCCCTCGGCCGACCGTACGGGCCTCGCGGCGGCCGGCGTCCTCACCCGCCACGCGTCGGACGCGGCGGCGTACTGGCGCTGTGTCCGGGGCGCGGCGGAGCAGGACGGCCACGAGGAGGCGGACTCGGCGGCCGGGTCGGCCGAGGACGCGCCGCCTCCGGCCACCGCCGTCTGGTCGGCGGACCTCGGCTTCGCCGACACCGACCCCGAGCCCGCCGCGATCGCCCACAGCGCCGCGCTCCGCCTCGCGGACACCGGACTTGTGCGGTTCGCGGGGCCGGCCCGGACCGCGCCCCTGATGGACCCCGGACCGGCCTGGCTGGCCCTCCGCTCCGCGCCCGACACCGACCCGGCAGCCGTACGGGCGGCCCAGGAACTCCGCGCCGAGAACGACCGGCGGCTGGCCGCCCTCTTCGCCGGAGCCGACCTGCTCCTGACCCCCACCACCCCCAACGCCCCGCACGTCCACGAGGGCCCCGGCGAGCGCTACTCGACCGCCCTCACCTGGGCGTTCAACCTCAGCGGGCACCCGGCCACGAGCATCCCGGCCGGCTTCGACTCCGACGGCTGCCCGGTGGGACTCCAGCTGGTGGCCCGGCACGGCGGGGAGGACCTGTTGCTGCGCGTGACGCGTGCCGCCGAAGCCGCCCGGGCGTATCCCACCTACTCGGCCGACCCGACCGACTCAGCCGGAACCGCCTGA
- a CDS encoding type IV secretory system conjugative DNA transfer family protein gives MPTRKQQHTTGDDLLPWIIPTAALLIGTLFLGAWLGGTLAAALTGTGWDPPPFTLETLKTLVTDGPAAVWPTASPGAITTGMGTVFGTTLTLLVTLAVLIRRRGRRPSGLAGRRELSALLPKGATTRARQLRPSLPKSGKLPPDDTGNLLGDLEPGGPELRSSYEDVELDLMAPRAGKSTGIAVPRVLRARGSVLLTSNKADVYSVTRAERERAGTVWTFDPQGIAHTPRGLWWDMLADAATIEGARRLAGHFVGAVNDDASKRDFWISAAQNTLTALFHAANRGKRQVDEVLAWLADPADRTPVDLLRDAGMSALADQLQGTVQGAVETRDGIYETARQCVACLLDPAIAAWVSPDPELPQFLPERHALSSDTLYLLSKDGGGSAAGVIAACADSVLRAGVVAAERMGGRLDPPMTAVLDEAANVCRISDLPDLYSHFGSRGINVVTLLQSYRQGTRVWGEAGMDALWGAATIKLLGAGLDDADFVEKVSRLVGEHDVSTVSYSRGKDGRSRSTSYRLERILPADRIRALPKGTALLLATGVKPALVRLRPWYAEPGADRIARAAQAEVKAITARAAEGIVR, from the coding sequence ATGCCCACACGCAAACAACAACACACCACCGGCGACGACCTCCTGCCCTGGATCATCCCCACCGCCGCCCTACTCATCGGCACCCTCTTCCTCGGCGCCTGGCTCGGCGGCACCCTGGCCGCAGCCCTCACCGGAACCGGCTGGGACCCACCCCCCTTCACCCTGGAGACACTGAAGACCCTCGTGACGGACGGCCCGGCAGCCGTATGGCCGACGGCGTCACCCGGCGCGATCACCACGGGCATGGGCACGGTCTTCGGCACCACCCTCACCCTCCTGGTCACCCTCGCCGTACTGATCCGCCGCCGAGGCCGGAGGCCCAGCGGCCTCGCCGGCCGCCGCGAACTCTCCGCCCTCCTCCCGAAGGGCGCCACCACCAGGGCCCGCCAACTCCGCCCGTCCCTGCCGAAGTCGGGCAAGCTCCCCCCGGACGACACGGGCAACCTCCTCGGCGACCTGGAACCCGGCGGCCCGGAACTCCGCAGCAGCTACGAGGACGTGGAGCTGGACCTGATGGCCCCGAGGGCCGGCAAGTCCACCGGCATCGCGGTCCCCCGCGTCCTGCGCGCCCGCGGCAGCGTGCTGCTGACCTCGAACAAGGCGGACGTGTACAGCGTGACGCGCGCGGAGCGCGAACGCGCGGGCACCGTATGGACGTTCGACCCACAGGGCATCGCGCACACCCCGCGCGGCCTGTGGTGGGACATGCTCGCCGACGCGGCCACCATCGAGGGCGCCCGCCGCCTGGCCGGCCACTTCGTCGGCGCGGTCAACGACGACGCCTCCAAGCGCGACTTCTGGATCTCGGCGGCCCAGAACACCCTCACGGCCCTGTTCCACGCGGCCAACCGGGGCAAGCGGCAGGTCGACGAGGTACTGGCGTGGCTGGCGGACCCGGCCGACCGTACGCCGGTCGACCTGCTCCGCGACGCGGGCATGTCGGCCCTCGCCGACCAGCTCCAGGGCACCGTCCAGGGCGCGGTGGAGACCCGGGACGGCATCTACGAGACGGCCCGCCAGTGCGTGGCGTGCCTGCTCGACCCGGCGATCGCGGCCTGGGTGAGCCCGGACCCCGAGCTGCCGCAGTTCCTGCCCGAGCGGCACGCGCTCTCGTCCGACACGCTCTATCTGCTCTCCAAGGACGGCGGCGGCTCGGCGGCCGGTGTCATCGCCGCGTGCGCGGACTCCGTCCTGCGCGCGGGAGTCGTGGCGGCCGAGCGGATGGGCGGCCGCCTGGACCCGCCGATGACGGCCGTGCTCGACGAGGCCGCCAACGTCTGCCGTATCTCCGACCTCCCGGACCTCTACTCCCACTTCGGCTCGCGCGGCATCAACGTCGTGACCCTGCTGCAGAGTTACCGCCAGGGCACACGGGTGTGGGGCGAGGCCGGGATGGACGCGCTGTGGGGCGCCGCCACCATCAAACTGCTCGGCGCGGGCCTGGACGACGCGGACTTCGTGGAGAAGGTCTCGCGGCTGGTCGGCGAGCACGACGTGTCCACGGTGAGCTACTCGCGCGGCAAGGACGGCCGTTCCCGCTCCACCTCGTACCGCCTCGAACGCATCCTGCCCGCCGACCGTATCCGCGCCCTCCCCAAGGGCACCGCCCTCCTCCTCGCCACCGGCGTCAAGCCCGCCCTCGTCCGCCTGCGCCCCTGGTACGCCGAACCCGGCGCCGACCGCATCGCACGCGCGGCCCAGGCCGAGGTCAAGGCCATCACGGCCCGGGCGGCGGAAGGGATCGTCCGATGA